From the genome of Cynocephalus volans isolate mCynVol1 chromosome 14, mCynVol1.pri, whole genome shotgun sequence, one region includes:
- the MRPL30 gene encoding large ribosomal subunit protein uL30m, whose protein sequence is MAGVLHSVVHRTPGRLQTVTKGVESLICTDWIRHKFTKSRIPDKVFQASAADHEKYGGDPQNPHKLHIVTRIKSTKGRPYWEKDIIKMLGLEKAHTPQVHKNIPSVNAKLKLVKHLIRIKPLKLPQGLPTEENMSNTCLKSTGELVVQWHLKPVEQEAIES, encoded by the exons ATGGCAGGGGTTTTGCATTCAGTAGTTCACAGGACCCCAGGCAGATTACAG aCAGTGACAAAAGGTGTGGAGTCTCTCATTTGTACCGATTGGATTCGTCACAAATTTACCAAGTCAAGAATTCCAGATAAA GTGTTTCAGGCTTCAGCTGCAGATCATGAAAAATATGGTGGGGACCCACAGAACCCTCATAAATTACATATTGTTACCAGaataaaaagtacaaaaggaCGTCCATATTGGgaaaaagatataataaagatGCTTGGATTAGAAAAA GCACATACCCCTCAAGTTCACAAGAACATCCCTTCAGTGAATGCAAAACTGAAACTGGTTAAACATTTGATAAG AATCAAGCCCCTGAAGTTGCCACAAGGACTTCCAACAGAGGAGAACATGTCTAACACGTGCCTCAAGAGCACTGGGGAATTAGTGGTGCAGTGGCATCTGAAACCTGTGGAGCAGGAAGCCATTGAGTCCTGA